Part of the Clostridia bacterium genome, CATTTCTTCCATAGCTTTCACCTCCGCGCGTCCGCGGGGACGGCGCCTTCAAGGAAGTCTGTCTCGCGCGCCTGACCGGACGCGCTTATTCTGAAAGTTTTTATCTCGTTCGGGCGGAAGTCGGCGTCGAAATCCGCGCCGACCGCGGCGCAGGTTATATGCGCTTTCGCCGCTTCGCCGCGCGTTTCGTAAAGGCGGATGATCGCGTCGCCGGAGCCGTCCTCGCAGCGCTTCAGCGCCGTCATAACGACGTTTTCCGCGCTGACGGAAAGGAAGGATGCGCGCCGCGGCGCTTCGCCCCTGTGGTAGCCCTCCGGGATCGCGACGGGGCGGATATTCAGCTTCAGCGCCTCGCGCGTCACTTCCGTTTTTTCGGCGGAGCCGTCGGAAAGATAAACGCCGTATTCGAAGCGGCTGACGCCCTCGTCGGTGTAGTCGTAATCTTTGAACGGGCGGTCTGAATAGTGGTCGGCGAAGATCGCGTTGCGTATCAGCGTCAGGCGCAGCTCGCCCTCGGGGCAGTCGCAGGAATACTTCGAGTCGCTCATAAGCGCGAGGGTGCGTCTGCCGCCGTTATCGAAGCTGACCGCGCACCACTTCTGCAGCGGCCATTCCTCGCCGTTCGGCGGGCGTTTGATGAAGCCGCAGGGTATCTCGCAGATATTCTCCGCGCCGCTGCCCGAATACGGGAAGGAGGTTTTCAGTATCGTGTGCGGCTCGTTCCAGAGCGCCTTACAGCGCACGCGGAGCGTTTTTTGGTCTTTGTCGAGGATGAACTCCTGCGTCAGCGACGAGCCCTTGAACGCGTGTTTTACGCGTATGATCTCACGCGCGGTGGTACGCTCGGCGACCTCGATTTCGCACAGCTCCGGCGTACCGAGCGTTTTATCGAACCTGAAGACGCCGTGCGCCCAGGTGTCGCTCTCCGTGTCGTCGAGGACGACGGGAACGGCGGCCGGACGCTCCGGCGAGGCGTAGTCGAAGCCGCTCGTCTTGTCGATGAGCGATATTATATAGCCGGTCTTTTCGTCGAAGACCGCGCGGATATATTCATTCTCGAGCGTCAGCTCGTCCGGACGGGCGGGCTTTTCGTTTTTCGCGTGCGCCTCCGCGTCGGCGGTCGCCCAGTAGGTCGCGTAGCCGAGCGCGGGCAGGTCGGCGGTGAAGACGGTGTCGAGGTGGGAGTCGTTCATGCGCGAGGAGCGCGTGCTTCCGAAGGGCACGTCGGCTCCGTTTTCGTCCGTCACGCGCTTGGACGCGCCGCTTACGCGGACGGTCGTTTTCACCGCGAACGGAAGCGGGTTGAAGACAACGAAGGGGCGCGGGAAGGGACTGCCGTAGTTCCTTTCGCGCGGCTCGCTGACGCCGTCAAGCCAGGTATCGACGCGGCGCGAAACGCGCAGCAGCGCCTCGTTATAAAGCTTCTCCGAAACGTTCACCGCGCCGCCGACGGAATCCGCGGCGTCTACGTACGCCTCTTTTATCGCGCATCCGCAGAGAATATCGTGGAACTGGTTGAAGCAGACCTCGCGCCACGCTTCGCGGTAATCGGCGGTCTTTTCGCCCATGCCCGCTCCGCCCGCGACAGTCGCGAACGCCTCGGAGGCGTAAAGCGAATTCTCGGCGCGGCGGTTGAGCGCCTTTATCATGCCCGTCACGGAGTAGCAGCCGCTCGCGTGGTGCTGCAGCTCGCCCCTCCACGTCGGGAGCGAAGCGGAGCCGAGCGACGCGAAATACCCCTCCGGCGAGGAAAATTCAAGCTCGGAAAAACCGTTCTTTTTCAGCTCCTCAAGGT contains:
- a CDS encoding alpha-mannosidase, which codes for MNVKPKISLIGNAHLDPVWLWRWQEGRGEVMQTFRSALDRLREYPDTVFTCSSAAYYRWVEEIDPGMFAEIRERVKEGRWVPVNGWWVQPDCNLPSGESFARQALYSQLYYYEKFGRICRVGYNVDSFGHNGNMPQLVKLGGMGSYVFLRPDRKENPDIPFAFNWEGTDGTTIPAYKVLDLYCVSGAENIDSALAELTRIGAEGGHGVMLFYGVGNHGGGPTKADIEHLEELKKNGFSELEFSSPEGYFASLGSASLPTWRGELQHHASGCYSVTGMIKALNRRAENSLYASEAFATVAGGAGMGEKTADYREAWREVCFNQFHDILCGCAIKEAYVDAADSVGGAVNVSEKLYNEALLRVSRRVDTWLDGVSEPRERNYGSPFPRPFVVFNPLPFAVKTTVRVSGASKRVTDENGADVPFGSTRSSRMNDSHLDTVFTADLPALGYATYWATADAEAHAKNEKPARPDELTLENEYIRAVFDEKTGYIISLIDKTSGFDYASPERPAAVPVVLDDTESDTWAHGVFRFDKTLGTPELCEIEVAERTTAREIIRVKHAFKGSSLTQEFILDKDQKTLRVRCKALWNEPHTILKTSFPYSGSGAENICEIPCGFIKRPPNGEEWPLQKWCAVSFDNGGRRTLALMSDSKYSCDCPEGELRLTLIRNAIFADHYSDRPFKDYDYTDEGVSRFEYGVYLSDGSAEKTEVTREALKLNIRPVAIPEGYHRGEAPRRASFLSVSAENVVMTALKRCEDGSGDAIIRLYETRGEAAKAHITCAAVGADFDADFRPNEIKTFRISASGQARETDFLEGAVPADARR